One genomic window of Magnolia sinica isolate HGM2019 chromosome 3, MsV1, whole genome shotgun sequence includes the following:
- the LOC131238821 gene encoding uncharacterized protein LOC131238821 produces MERVRSLCTGTRRPGQTASDRGKTEGGKDFPLSVFKFPFSRTDGRTGSLLGNLWPIIMAPMNDPNRPYSREHKPCEPSFNRWIARTYAQSQPQIRVKAHAFQKRKPVSVRQLSPDLTRSRLLWDVPATEKERVSERKKKKKGEEEEEREDKELGLGGCRVDSIEIESSRVKWAWGWSRPCWTLQHGVRVKKDGWLLHLSSRLGLSWFKLRRTIGTRSDRSNQLIHTFRSYEEVDLHPKSYHDFRVELKFVYQFSSYLAVFTYDMIFGWSRICMLFVSSSAVSVVP; encoded by the exons ATGGAGCGCGTACGCTCACTGTGCACCGGAACCAGGAGACCCGGTCAGACCGCGTCTGACCGTGGAAAGACCGAAGGAGGGAAGGATTTCCCTCTTTCCGTTTTTAAATTTCCTTTCTCCAGGACTGACGGTCGGACAGGGTCTCTCCTCGGCAATCTGTGGCCCATCATCATGGCCCCAAtgaacgatccaaaccgtccatattctaGAGAACACAAGCCCTGCGAACCAAGTTTCAACCGTTGGATTGCACGCACGTACGCACAATCTCAGCCGCAAATCAGGGTGAAAGCACATGCTTTCCAAAAACGGAAACCTGTCTCCGTGCGACAG TTGAGCCCGGATTTGACTCGGTCCAGGTTACTGTGGGACGTCCCAGCaacagaaaaagagagagtgagtgagagaaagaagaaaaaaaagggggaagaagaagaggagagagaagataaGGAGTTGGGTTTGGGGGGCTGCCGAGTTGACTCGATTGAAATTGAGTCCAGCCGAGTCAAGTGGGCTTGGGGCTGGTCTAGGCCTTGCTGGACACTCCAGCATGGGGTGAGAGTGAAGAAGGATGGGTGGTTGTTGCACCtatcgagtcgactcgggttgagttggttcaagttaagGCGAACAATCGGGACTAGATCAGATCGGTCAAATCAG CTAATTCACACCTTCAGATCCTACGAAGAAGTGGACTTACAtcctaag tcgtaccatgattttcgggtggagctgaagttcgtttatcaattttctagctatcttgcggtgttcacgtacgacatgatttttgggtggtctaggatttgtatgttgtttgtctcttcatctgcggtgtcagtcgtaccatga